The DNA window GCGCAGGCGCAGGAACGGCACTTCGTCGAGGCGTTCGTACAGCACGTCCATGCTGCCGAAATGGGCCAGCAGCACGGCTGCCGATTTGGCGCCGACACCGCTGATCCCCGGGATGTTGTCGACCGCATCGCCGCACAGCGCCAGGTAGTCGGCGATCTGGTGCGCGTGCACACCGTGCCTGGCCTTTACCCCGGCCACGTCCCAGCGCTGGTTGCGTGCGTAGTCCCATTGCTCGTCATGGTCGAGCAGCAACTGCGACAGGTCCTTGTCGGCGGAAATGATCACGCCGCGATGGCTGTTGCGATGGCCATGCAGGGCGCTGCCGATCAGGTCGTCGGCTTCGTAATCATGGTGGGCCAGCACCGCCAGGCCCAGTGCCGCGCACAGCGCCTTGCAGTGCACGAACTGGCGCTTGAGCGCTTCCGGCGCCGGGTCGCGGTTGGCCTTGTAGGCCGGGTACAGGCGGTGGCGGAAGCCGCTGTCGAGCGCTTCATCGAAGGCGATGGCGATGTGCCGCGGGCGCTCGCGTTCCAGCAGGTCGAGCAGGAAACGGGCGAAACCATGCACGGCGTTGGTCGGCCAGCCCTGGCTGTCCTGGAACTCGTCCGGCAGCGAATGCCAGGCGCGGAACACATAGATGCTGGCGTCGACCAGGTACAGCGGCGGCGGTGCCGGCAGGCTCATGCCGGCGGGGTCCAGTCACGCAGCAGGGCCGCCGGGTCCGGGCGCTCGCGCTCGGGCACCTCGGCCTTGGGCGTGCCGATGTGGATGAAACCGGCAATGCCTTCGCCCTCGGCCAGTCCCAGATGGGCGTGCACGGCGGGATCAAAGGCCATCCACGCGGTCAGCCACTGCGCGCCGAAGCCCAGCGCCTGGGCCGCCTGCAACAGAGCAAAGCACACGCAGCCAGCGGTCATCAGCTGTTCCTGCGCGGGCACCTTCGGGTCCGGGCGCGGGCTGGCCACCACCACGATCACCAGGGGTGCGTGGCTGAAGCGCTGGCGGTCCTTCTCGAACACGGCGTCGCCGGCATGCGGGTCTCGCTCACGGCTGCGCGCGGCCAGGAAGTCGCCCAGAGTGTGACGTGCATCGCCGGCGATCTTCAGGAAGCGGAACGGCACGCGCTTGCCGTGGTCGGGCACGCGCACCGCCGAGGCCAGCATCCGCTGCAGGGTGGCCGGGTCTGGTCCGGGCTCGCCCAGTTGCCGCGAGGGCACCGAACGGCGGGCATCCAGGGCAAGCAGGGCAGCAGGGTCGGGCATGGAGTCTGAACCGGTCATCACGGGTCGCTGATTATAGTCGGGGAGGTAGATGACGCCGTTTGTGTCGCGTCAGACCCCTGAATAGCAAACTGTGATGAACATCATGCCACTGGCGGATCACGGAGCCCCGCTTCCCCTCGCCTCGCAGGCCCTGCACGGCTTACGATACGTAATATTGCCGGGCCGCCGTTCATGAGGTTTGAAGTGAGGACTGTTTCACTGTCCGTGATGGGCTGGCCGGCCTACCATCGAGGGACCGGTGCATGGGGTGCACCGGCCGTCGCGATGTCCATGATGTCTGTCGCACCAGAGAAGGTGGGGAGCCTTCCCGAATGATGAGCGCGCCCACTCCGATGGGATCGCCGGGCCGTGACCCGGCCCAGCTCCAGCTTGCCCGGGACATCGTCCTGCCGGCGTTGTGCCAGGCCTTTGGCGCGGCACTGGCCCGCTTCGATGATGCCCTGTTCGACCGTGCCGGCAATGCCGGCTCGTCGCAGTTGCTGTTCCTGGACGCGATGCGCGAGCTGCGTCGCCGCCGTGAGGAGATTGCCGGTGCCTTCGCTGGCCATCTCGGCCATGCCTGGGCCGGCTTGGCTGCGGGCGAGCCCGTCTCTGCCGAGCTGACCCTGTCCGGACAGGCCCAGGACGGCCTGAGCCTGGTGCCGGAACATGTACTGGAATCGCGGTTGGCGGTGCGCAACTTCGCCACCGTGCTGCTGCGCGACTTCAAGCCGGTGCTGGCGCGGCTCGACCGTCGCCTGGGCTGGCTGGGCGGCGGTATCGACCTCGATGCCGACCGCAACCCGATCAGCCCCGAGCATCTGGGCGTGGCCATCCACGAAGCCTTCGCCGGCTGTGAGCTTGCCCCGGAAGTGCACCTGGTGCTGATCAAGCTGTGCGAGCGCGACCTGCGCGCGCCGGTGGGCCGCATCTACGAAAAGCTGGACGAGCACCTGGCCGCGGCCGGGGTGATGTCGCAGATGGGCGCCCCGCGCCGACCACTGGCGCCGGCCCCGACGCAGCACGTTGCGCATGGCCTGGATGATCTGGTCGAGCAGCGCACGGCACCTGGCTTCGACAACGAATTCAATGACGACGAACAGGCCGCACCGGCCTGGGCGCAGCGATTCGCCGCGCGCTGGTCGGAGCGTCGTGGCCACATGCAGCAACACGCGGGTGGCGAAGAGAGCCCGTCCGGTGAAGCCTATTCCGGCCAGCAGGGCATGCTGCTGGAGGCCCTGCACGAACTGCTGCAGCAGACCCGCCACGTGCGCGAGGACGCGACCTCTGCGGCGCAGGTCGCGGTCGGCCAGCATCGCCCGTTGAGCCAGCGCGAAATGATGTCCGTACTGTCGCTGCTGCAGGCCACGCCCAGTGCGACCCTGCGCGCGGCGATCGGCGAGGACGGCGAATCCCTGGCGCAGCGCTTGAAGAGCGAAGTGCTGTCCAGCGCCACCCGGCTGGGTGTCGATCCGGGCCAGACCCGGCTGGACGCGCAGGACGAGGATGCGATCGACCTGGTCGGCATGCTGTTCGACGTGATGCTCGATGAGCGTGAACTGGAAGGCCGCTCGCGTGAGCTGATCGGCCGCCTGGTGGTTCCGTTCGTGAAGGTGGCGATGCTGGATCGCCGCATGTTCGTGCAGAAGACCCACCCGGCGCGCAAGCTGCTCAATTCGCTGGCTGAAGCCTGCGAGGGCAACACCGGCGAAAGCCAGGCCGAACGCATGCTGATGGCCAAGGTCGAAGAAATCATCGAGCGGTTGGTCGCCGAGTTCAACGAGAACCTGGCAATCTTCCTGACCCTGGAAGAAGAGTTCCGCGATTTCCTGGTACAGCACCGCCGTCGCGTGGAAATCGCCGAGCGTCGGGCCGCCGAGACCCAGCGCGGCCAGGAAAAGCTGGAAATGGCCCGTACCCGTGCCGGTGCCGAACTGGATCGTCGCATCGGCGACGCCACCCTGCCGCCGGCGATCGCCGAATTCCTGCGCCAGCCCTGGCAGCACCATCTGACCTTGGCGCTGCTGCGCGAGGGCGAGGAGGGGGCTTCGGTGGCCGAGGCGCTGAACCTGGCCGATGGCCTGCTGGAGGAAGTGGCCGAGGCGCGCCGGCAGATTGTAGGCAAGCCGTGGCTGCAGGCCTGGCAGCCGCTGCTGGCCAAGGTGTTTGCCAGCGTCGGCGTGCATGGCGACGCAGCCACCGCCGCCGTCGATGCGCTGCACGACACATTGCAGGGCATCGCCGAATCGCGACCGGAGCTGCAGCGCGCGTTGCCTGAGCTGCCGCAGGTGGTGCTGCCCGCACCGCCGGCACCGGAAACGCCGGCCGTGGAGCTGGGCAGTAGCTTCAATACCGACGATTTCGACAACGCCGATGCCGATCGCTTCCGCCGGATGGAAATCGGCAACTGGCTGGACTTCGTCGACAAGGATGGCAAGGTGCAGGCCGGCAAGCTGTCCTGGATCAGCCCGATTTCCGCGCGCCTGCTGTTCGTCAACCGTCGTGGCGTGCGCTTCTGCGTGGCCTCGCCCGAGGAGCTGGCGGTGATGGTGCGGTTGGGTCGCCTGCGTCCCCACGTCGACGATGGCGCCTTCGACAGCGCCATGCAGGGCGTGCTTGACCGCCTCGACCCGGGTGGTGCGACGCTGCACTGAGCCGCGTACGCCTGCTAGGATCGGACCCACTCACCGATCAGCGGGAATCTGCATGGCCGTGGCGTTGCTGGGGATCAAGGAGACCGCGCCGGGCGAACGACGCGTTGCGCTCACGCCGGAGACGGCGCGCAAGCTCGGTGCGCTGGGCATCACCGTGTGGTATCAGCCCGGTGCGGGCCAGGCCGCCGGTTTCACCGATGCCGCCTACGACGACGCAGGTGCCCGCGCATTCGACGCCGCCCGTTGGGCCGAGATCGACATCCTGCTGTG is part of the Stenotrophomonas lactitubi genome and encodes:
- a CDS encoding DUF1631 domain-containing protein codes for the protein MMSAPTPMGSPGRDPAQLQLARDIVLPALCQAFGAALARFDDALFDRAGNAGSSQLLFLDAMRELRRRREEIAGAFAGHLGHAWAGLAAGEPVSAELTLSGQAQDGLSLVPEHVLESRLAVRNFATVLLRDFKPVLARLDRRLGWLGGGIDLDADRNPISPEHLGVAIHEAFAGCELAPEVHLVLIKLCERDLRAPVGRIYEKLDEHLAAAGVMSQMGAPRRPLAPAPTQHVAHGLDDLVEQRTAPGFDNEFNDDEQAAPAWAQRFAARWSERRGHMQQHAGGEESPSGEAYSGQQGMLLEALHELLQQTRHVREDATSAAQVAVGQHRPLSQREMMSVLSLLQATPSATLRAAIGEDGESLAQRLKSEVLSSATRLGVDPGQTRLDAQDEDAIDLVGMLFDVMLDERELEGRSRELIGRLVVPFVKVAMLDRRMFVQKTHPARKLLNSLAEACEGNTGESQAERMLMAKVEEIIERLVAEFNENLAIFLTLEEEFRDFLVQHRRRVEIAERRAAETQRGQEKLEMARTRAGAELDRRIGDATLPPAIAEFLRQPWQHHLTLALLREGEEGASVAEALNLADGLLEEVAEARRQIVGKPWLQAWQPLLAKVFASVGVHGDAATAAVDALHDTLQGIAESRPELQRALPELPQVVLPAPPAPETPAVELGSSFNTDDFDNADADRFRRMEIGNWLDFVDKDGKVQAGKLSWISPISARLLFVNRRGVRFCVASPEELAVMVRLGRLRPHVDDGAFDSAMQGVLDRLDPGGATLH
- a CDS encoding nitroreductase family protein, translating into MPDPAALLALDARRSVPSRQLGEPGPDPATLQRMLASAVRVPDHGKRVPFRFLKIAGDARHTLGDFLAARSRERDPHAGDAVFEKDRQRFSHAPLVIVVVASPRPDPKVPAQEQLMTAGCVCFALLQAAQALGFGAQWLTAWMAFDPAVHAHLGLAEGEGIAGFIHIGTPKAEVPERERPDPAALLRDWTPPA
- a CDS encoding 5'-3' exonuclease, whose translation is MSLPAPPPLYLVDASIYVFRAWHSLPDEFQDSQGWPTNAVHGFARFLLDLLERERPRHIAIAFDEALDSGFRHRLYPAYKANRDPAPEALKRQFVHCKALCAALGLAVLAHHDYEADDLIGSALHGHRNSHRGVIISADKDLSQLLLDHDEQWDYARNQRWDVAGVKARHGVHAHQIADYLALCGDAVDNIPGISGVGAKSAAVLLAHFGSMDVLYERLDEVPFLRLRGAAQMAVRLREQREHAQLWRQLTTIALDAPLEGCQPGMPRQAADPELLGGLCQTLRFGPMTRRRLFNAAGISDPVPTSPTSSEPA